The region TTGCAATTTCAGAGAGAGATTGATCTTTGGTTCCAAAAGATACGCTTCCATAATTTGGCATTCCAGCGTAATACGCCTTCAGGCTTGTAGGCATCGCATCGTTATTTACCCAAACGTCAATTAGTGGAACCTTGATCGCATTTGCCTGAACTGTAAGGAGTTGCGTTCCGGAGGCTTCTTTTTCGATCGTGATATTCGGTGCTTTCATTCGCCCGTGTAGCCATCCGTCAAGTTTGTTATTCATTCTAAATTGCAGACCGAAGGCAACGTTTTGTGGAAGTGGATAACCCTTAGCGCATTCAGTTTCAAAGCTCATTACGCAGCGACCGGACTCTGGTGGATTTCCTACTGGTGCACCGATGGTCCAATCAACGCTTGGATACTGCTTTGGATCGATTGACATTGAGTTAAACCCAAAGGCACCTTTTTCGATTGCGACTGCGAAAATTCCAGTCTGCATACGTTGCATGTTAAATTTTGCAGTCGGTGAGTTATTGGCATCACGAACGCCAACCATCTCAGATTTAACTAGATACAAATCTCCACCGGCATGAGGTGCGCCAGGGATTCGAATCAGAATGGCTCCCCCGCCCGTAGGGAGATTTTGTGAAGCATCTCCGACAAAGTCAAACTTTCCTTTGTCTGCAAAGTTGCCCGCAGGGATGATCTCTAACTCTTTACCGTCATCTGTTTTTGCGAAGACCTTAGTTAGACAATCAACAGTAGTATTTGCATCGCAAATCTGTAGAACGGCGCGGTAGAACTGTCGAATTGTGAACTCGCAGCCAGCTTGCGAGAGTTTTGAACAGGCAGTGACGCTCTCTACTTTTCCGACTGAATCGAGCTTAAAGCTGATAAGTCCCGAATTGAATCGAGTGATTTCAGCAGAATCTTGTAGTAAATAGCCTTGGTGATTCTTGGCTGGGGCAGGTGACGATAAATGCTGTTCATCATATGAATCTGCGCCATGGGCAAGCGTTGGAGCAATTAGCGCTACCGAAATCAGTAGAACTACGAATTTTCCTAAACGCTTCACGCGATCCCCAGTCTTAGAAGTTTTTTAGAGTACTTACGAAGAGACCGCCCCCGGTTCACTAATTGCTTAGTGAACCGAGGAACGGTTTTGCCCTCGTTTATCTATATGGAAGAAGTGTCGAAACTACTTCTTCTTATAACCTGCTGGACATGCTGGCTTAACTGCGGTGATCTTCTTTACAGCCTTGCCCTTAACGCATGTGATGGTTGTCTTGTTCAAGATCTTGGCAGCAGGCTTGTAGCCCTTCTTGATGCCGATCTTGAGCTTTGGACGTGAGTATTCAAAGCCAGATACATCGATGATGATTCGGCCGTTCTTCACGCTGATGTTCTTGAGGAACGCTGCAGTTCCGCCTTCTTCTGTTGTTAGCGAGATTTCTAGAGCTGAAGCAGCATCATTTGGATTAGTCATACCCCAAAGAAGTGCAGCATCTGCTGTAGGAATTACCGCCTTGTAGAAGCCCTTGTTCACTGTCACACCATCTGGTGCAAAGTGAGGAGCAGCTGCGCGCCATGTGAATGCCTTATCCGCTTCGCTCCATACTGGAGTTGAAAGCCCGCAGACACCGTTTGAACCAACGTACATTCCACCGGAAGTACCTTCAACACCGAAGCCGGAGTTGTCGTCGTTGGCTGCCATAGCAATCATCTGGAATTGACGAACGTTGGCCTTTGATACGCCTTCTTCGCCTTCGCAATCCTTAACGTTCTTCGCAAGAGGAACGGTTACAGGAGTACCTGTGATTGAGATTGCGTTGTATTCGCCACCTGGCTCTTGCTTAACAACGATATCTGTACCAACAGCAACGGTAACGCCGGTCTGCATTTCGCCGACGCGAACCTTAACTGTAATTACGATATCTGAATCAAGGCTGACTGCATATGCCTTGTTACCGACCTGGCCTGCGAGGTTGGTCTTCTTATCAGCACCTGTAAGTGTTGGAAGAACATCGACGAATAGCATGCTTGATACGAACTCGTTAGGAGTACGTGCTTCAACATAAAGTCCGTCATAACCAAGTGCGCCAAGGTTTAGACCTTGCCAATCAGGGTGTGTCCAGCGACCGACAAGTGTGCGACCGGCTTCAGCTGGTGTACCAACTGCAACGCCAGGTTCTGGAGCAAGTGGAGCTGTTGCAGCTAATTCAGTTGCTTCAGCAGTTGCGCTCTCAGTAGTTGGTGTTGTTGTGGTTGCAGCAGCTGCTGGATCTGCAGGAACTGCAGCAGGTGTTCCGGCAACAGCCCATCCGTTAACAAGAGCATCGCGTGTAACCCAGATAGGAATGATGATTCCCTCTGTAGCCTTAAATGTCTTGGTAGCAGCATCGTAAGTTGTTCCCCATACTGGACGCTGTTGAGTTGCTGATAGTTCAGCAAGATCAATAAATGTCACGCCAGTAAAGTTAGCAATCTGCTTTGCTGCATCTGCTGCTGTTGGATAGAAGAAGAAGAACTTAACTTCATTATCAAGCACGAAGGCAACTGAACCCTTGTAGCAAGCACCAAATGTTGATTTAGTTGATGACTTAGTCGCGTTATTCCAGCAATCCATTGGATAGCTATAGAAATCTAGCGGCTTATTAATGTCATAAGTCTTAGTTTTTGGATCAAACTTCGCACCCTGTTCTGGGTGATTAGCTGTCCCGAAAAGTGAAGAGAGATCCTGCATTACGTATTTGCCTGAAGCAAGTACATCGCGCTGGTATTGAGACATCCACCAGTTGTTGTCGATTACTTTTCCACCCTTGATCTGTGCAACTGGTGCAAAGAAATCAACTGGTGTCTTCTTAGCTGGAACTTCTGCTCCGCTAGGCACATAGGTCAAAGGAATTTTCTGTCCTGAACCTGTGGCAATTGTTACTGATTCGATGCAATAAATACCGTTTTGAATTACACAGGCATTCATTGGTGACTTAGGCAGGCGGATAGTTGCAGCACTTGCTGAAGTAGCAGTGAGCAATCCCGCGAGCATTGCTAGGGACGCAGCCCCAGCGATTAGCTTCTTTTTCACATTTCCCCCATAGAGATAGGTGAAGCCACGGGTATGGCTTCATAGTGGTTACCGCACTATGGGGGCTAATTTATGCGCTTTGGGGGCAGGTAAAAAGGGGGTTTCCTAACGGAGTTGAGCTAGATACCAGTTCCACTGCCACGTTTCACGCGGAGATGTCTCCAAAGAATCCTTGAATTCAGGGAAGGTATAGACCAGCAGCGCCGTGCCTCCAGGCAGAACCGTTGTTGGCCGTGAGTCACTGACAATCGGGGTGTGATTGGTGAAGATGCCAAGTGATGGAGCAGTCGAAATCAAATCTTGAGTGTTGTTCTGCAGACTCAAAACCCAAGTAACTGGGCACTGTCCCCTGCCGCATCGCTCCCAAGAAATCTGTAAGCCCGTTGCAGTTAGCCCACCGAGAGTGTCACCGATTCCACCAGCACCACTAATAGCACCGAGATCGCCAACGCTCTGTTCCCATGTAACTGGGTAATCAGATTGCAGGCCAACGATCTCCGGCTGGCTATTTGAATTAGCGCCGTTAACTCCGCTATCAGATGCCACAATAATTGGAGCGGGTCTTTGAATTACTTCGTATATTCCAATGCTGGCTGCGCCAACGGCAATTACACCAAGTAAGGCAACGAGTGCGCGACGAATTCTTTGGCGGCGTACTTTGGCGATAATAATCGGAGCGAGGTCACGATTTTCTAGGACGCCAAGTGCCATCCACTGCATCTCGCGTTTAATTAGTGGATCTACATCACTCATTGTTATCCACCACTTCTGCGATTACCGTTTCGATTTCAGATGGTCGCTGAGAACTTCCAGTCAACTCTTTATTTGCAGATTTCTCTAACTCTGGAACTAACTCGACATAGGCAGCTACCGCTGCTTTGCCGCGGGCCAAGTGCGAAGCTGCAGTGCCCATTGGAATCTGCAGAACGTCAGCGACTTCACGCAAGACCATGCCGTGCTCGTAAATCAAAACAAGAACTGCGCGTTGTGCCGCACTCAGCGACTTTAGGGCTGCTTGGACAAGTAAGCGCTGAGTTACATCATCTGTTTGATCAACTAAGTCGCGAATATTTTCAGCCAGATCCCAGGAAGTTTCCTTCTCTTGCTGACGGCGCAACCATTTGCGACGCATATCGGCGTGCTTGCTTACCATCACGCGCATTAAATATGCTTCTGGATTTTCGTGGCTGCGGATCTTGCTCCAGCGCTTGTAAACATCTGCCAGCGCTTCTTGAAGAACATCTTCGGCGTTCTGGGTATCAAAACAAATTACCTTTGCAGCGCGCAGAAATGCCTTCTGGTTTTCACGTAACCAGAGGGTGAACTCAACTTGGTTCTGTTGGCTCATGCGCACTCCATGAGAGGAAGGTTACCTGCTTGCTGCACCAAAGAGCGAGGTCGCCAGCAATACTGATAGCCCGATAAATACTCCGCTTGCGCCAGCCGATGCGGCGAGTGCGCCTGCGGCGGCCGGTACTAAAAATTGTCCAAAGCGGTTGCCCATCAAGCGCGCTGAAACAGCAAGGGCGCGTTCATTGGCTGCTGTCTTTTGTGAAACCAAGGACATTGTTAACGGTTGGCCAATTCCAAGTGAAAATCCTGCGATAAAGACAATAGCGCCAAGAGTTAGTGGTGTTTTTGCAAAAGCCATACCTGCACACGCAATAACAGAGACCGTAGTGCTGACCATTAACAATTGATAGGTAGAGAAACGTGCACTTAATCTGCCGAGGAAGAAGCGAGAGATCATCGTTGTGCCAGCGCGAATCGCCAGAATTATTCCGATTGCATATGGAGAGAAGTTATTTTCTGTTCCAAATAGCGGCAAGAAAACAACGAGGACATCGGCAACAGATGAAATAGCTAGTGAGACATAAATCGCTGCCAAAATTCCGGGCTTCTTTAATAATGCAATTGCTGCGGCGTAAGTGCCTTCATCAGATTTAGCTTCAACACTTGGCTTTTCTTTACGCCAGTTGATAACCGGCACTAGTGCAACCACACAAAGGACAAACCCTAAAAGAAATGCGTTAGATGTTGATTTAGGTAGCGTTCCATCAGAACCAGCAACAAGTGCAGCAACTAGCGGTCCAACCAAATGGCCAAGGGAGGCGCTAAATGTGTAGTAACCAAAGTACTTATCGTAATTTTCACGAGGTGCACGAAGTGCAACCATTGATTGGCCACCGACCATACAAGCCAAGTGAGAAATACCAGCAAATGCAGTTGCAATAGCCAGCGTGAAAACCGAGTTAGCAAAGACCAGGGCAACGGCGGTTAGCGCCATAGATAAAGTTCCGAAGATGATGAACTTTCCTTCACCGATCTTTCCAACCATCCGGCCAAATTGCAGCGCTAAGAGAACTGGAAAGAGTGCGTAAAGCGCAGCAACTACTCCGATTTCATATGTACTGGCATCGAGTTCAATTGCCCGATAGGTAATCATCGGACGAAGAACGTAGATCGTGGCCTGAGTAAGGGTAGAACTCAATAAGAGCGGACGCGCCCACGGCAAAAGTTTTTGGGACGCCATTTACTTCTTTAGTGCAAGCTTCTTCTTAAAGTTCCAGATCATCGGACCGATAATCACAATAAGGAGGATTACGTAGAGGATTTTTGACATTGGAGTTGCATATAGCGCGCTAAGTTCGCCACCGCTGATCTGTAGCGCACGGCGCATCTGAAGTTCTGCCATTGGCCCAAGAATTAGTCCAATAATTAGCGGGGTAATTGGAACTCCAAAACGGCGGAATGCAAAACCAATTACACCAACACCCAGCGCGATCCAGAGATCAAAGATTGCATTGTTCGCAACGTACGCGCCCATCAATGCGAAGGCGGTGATTCCGGAGAAGAGATAAGGGCGTGGAATATTTAGAAGTTTTGCCCAGACGCGCACAAGCGGCAAGTTGAGCAACAAGAGCAAGGTGTTACCGATAAAGAGTGAAGCGATTAAGGTCCATACGATTTCAGGGTTTGTTGAAAATAGCATCGGACCAGGTTGAATGTTGTAAGTTTGAAGAGCGACAAGAATTACCGCCGCTGTTGCTGAAGTTGGAAGACCAAGTGCAAGAAGTGGAACAAGCGCACCAGCGGCATTGGCATTGTTAGCAGCCTCTGGACCTGCAACGCCTTCAATGGCGCCATGACCAAATTCCTCTTTATTCTTCGATAAAGACTTTTCTGCCGCGTAACTTAAAAATGTTGGAACTTCAGAACCGCCAGCAGGAATAACTCCTAAGGGGAAACCAATCGCTGTTCCGCGAAGCCAGGGGCGCCAAGAACGTTTTAAGTCTTGGCGAGTCATGATCGCCTTGCCCTTCATTGGAATGATCGACCAACCTGTTGCTTTGGCACGCCCTGCGATATACAAAGCCTCACCGAGAGCAAAGAGTGAAACGATAACGGTTACTGTTTCAATTCCGTCGATTGCTTGCAGGCTTCCAAATGTTAAGCGCACAGCGCCAGATTGCAGATCAGAACCAACTAGCCCAATAACAAGACCTACGCCAAGAGAAGCCATACCACGCAACATCGAATTGCCTAAGAGAGTTCCTACAGTTGTAAAGGCGATCAACATCAGCGCAAAGAAATCTGCCGCCGTAACTTTAAAGGCCCATTCGGCAAGTGAAGGTGCGGTAAATGCCAAGATCGCAGTTGCAATTGTGCCCGCAATGAATGAACCAATAGCTGCAGTTGCAAGTGCAGAACCAGCGCGCCCGCGCTTTGCCATCTGATGGCCTTCAAGTGCCGTTATGACCGAACCGGATTCACCAGGAGTATTTAATAAAATCGAAGTTGTCGATCCGCCATACATGGCGCCGTAATAAATAGCAGCAAACATAATTAGCGCAGATGCCGGGCTAACTGAATAAGTAATTGGCAACAAGAGTGCAATAGCAAGCGCAGGTCCGATACCGGGAAGCACGCCGACTAGCGTTCCAAGAATTGTTCCAAGTAAACCGAAAAGTAGATTGTTTAAGGTAAGGGCTGAGGCGAAGCCCTCCATAAGCGAGTTAAAACTACTCATTCAAAGATCCCCAGGATTCCTGCTGGAAGGCCAACGTTTAGACCTTTAGAAAATGCAAAATAAACGATAAATGAGAAGATGATCGAGATAAGTAAATTCTTAAGTAGATTTTTGGCACCGTATGCAAAGGCGACGCCAAAGAACACCACTGTGCTCGCGATGATAAATCCAGCACGCTCAATTAAAAGTGGGTAGGTCAACATTGAGCCGGCGACCATGGCTAAAGATTTAAAGTCTGTCTTTTCAACTATTTCGCCGAACTGGGTTCCTTCAGGTACGCCGAGATTTCCGCGGAAAATTTGTACAAATAAACCAAGAGAAATAAAAATGACAAAACCGCTTACTACGTAAGGAAATATTTGCGGACCAACGGTTCCAGATCCCGGTGGAACTAACATCTTGGAAGTGTCGTATAGAACGACCAACCCAAGAATTAGGAGAGAGCCCGCAAAAGCGAGCTCTCCCCCAATCTTCTTAGATTTCAAGAGGACTTATGCCAAGCCAAGTGAAACTAGCGTGGTTGTGATGTCCTTCTTTTGTGATGCAAGGAATGCTTCGAAATCCTTGCCGTAATCTGTTTGGTTCTGCCAATCCTTAGCAACCAATGTTGCCTTCCAGGCATCTCCTGCACGAGTTACATCAACAGCCTTTAGCCAGTTAACGCGCTCTGCTTCGGTAAGTGCTGCTGGAGCAAGAATTCCGCGCCAGTTACCGAATGTGAAGTTGATTCCCTGCTGGATCAATGTCTGACCCTTGATTGACTTCAAACGTGATGGTGATGAAAGGGCTAGAACACGTAGCTTTCCGGCCTTTACAAATGAAGCGAATTCAGATGTACCTGAAACGCCAGCTACTGTCTGTCCGCTGAGTACAGAAGTTGTAACTTCTCCACCACCTGCGTATGGAACGTAGTTCATTTCAGTGGCTTTTCCGCCAGCTTTTTCAACTAGAAGACCCATGTAAACGTGGTCAACAGTTCCCTTAGATCCACCAGCGATAGGTAGCTTTGGATTTGCAACGATATCTGCGAGTAGTTGATTAATTGTCTTGTACTTAGAAGATGTAGGAACAACAATCGCTTCATATTCGCGCATCAATCCAGAGATTGCCTTTGAATCTGCTTGGTTTAGCTTTGACTTAGTTGAAGCAACGCCTGCAACCATCGCAAAACCTGTAATGAAAGCAAAATCTTTAGCCTTTTGATCTTGGAAGTATCCAAGACCTACAGTTCCGGATCCGCCTGACTTGTAAGAAACTGTGTAATCGCTAAGCATGCCTTCTGCCTTCATAGCATCAGCAAATGCGATTGCAGTGGTGCCGTAACCGCCACCTACGCCAGATGAAGCAACCCACTCAAGCTTTGAGAGTGGGGTTACATCTTTGTAC is a window of Candidatus Planktophila lacus DNA encoding:
- a CDS encoding MFS transporter, with the translated sequence MASQKLLPWARPLLLSSTLTQATIYVLRPMITYRAIELDASTYEIGVVAALYALFPVLLALQFGRMVGKIGEGKFIIFGTLSMALTAVALVFANSVFTLAIATAFAGISHLACMVGGQSMVALRAPRENYDKYFGYYTFSASLGHLVGPLVAALVAGSDGTLPKSTSNAFLLGFVLCVVALVPVINWRKEKPSVEAKSDEGTYAAAIALLKKPGILAAIYVSLAISSVADVLVVFLPLFGTENNFSPYAIGIILAIRAGTTMISRFFLGRLSARFSTYQLLMVSTTVSVIACAGMAFAKTPLTLGAIVFIAGFSLGIGQPLTMSLVSQKTAANERALAVSARLMGNRFGQFLVPAAAGALAASAGASGVFIGLSVLLATSLFGAASR
- a CDS encoding Bug family tripartite tricarboxylate transporter substrate binding protein, translating into MLKKKFAGALVASLALSMVATVAPTATAAPKAAAIAKAGDDCITAGRVAKGRGVEGSDLTCLVVSTGTLKGKLKWWYKDVTPLSKLEWVASSGVGGGYGTTAIAFADAMKAEGMLSDYTVSYKSGGSGTVGLGYFQDQKAKDFAFITGFAMVAGVASTKSKLNQADSKAISGLMREYEAIVVPTSSKYKTINQLLADIVANPKLPIAGGSKGTVDHVYMGLLVEKAGGKATEMNYVPYAGGGEVTTSVLSGQTVAGVSGTSEFASFVKAGKLRVLALSSPSRLKSIKGQTLIQQGINFTFGNWRGILAPAALTEAERVNWLKAVDVTRAGDAWKATLVAKDWQNQTDYGKDFEAFLASQKKDITTTLVSLGLA
- a CDS encoding tripartite tricarboxylate transporter permease, coding for MSSFNSLMEGFASALTLNNLLFGLLGTILGTLVGVLPGIGPALAIALLLPITYSVSPASALIMFAAIYYGAMYGGSTTSILLNTPGESGSVITALEGHQMAKRGRAGSALATAAIGSFIAGTIATAILAFTAPSLAEWAFKVTAADFFALMLIAFTTVGTLLGNSMLRGMASLGVGLVIGLVGSDLQSGAVRLTFGSLQAIDGIETVTVIVSLFALGEALYIAGRAKATGWSIIPMKGKAIMTRQDLKRSWRPWLRGTAIGFPLGVIPAGGSEVPTFLSYAAEKSLSKNKEEFGHGAIEGVAGPEAANNANAAGALVPLLALGLPTSATAAVILVALQTYNIQPGPMLFSTNPEIVWTLIASLFIGNTLLLLLNLPLVRVWAKLLNIPRPYLFSGITAFALMGAYVANNAIFDLWIALGVGVIGFAFRRFGVPITPLIIGLILGPMAELQMRRALQISGGELSALYATPMSKILYVILLIVIIGPMIWNFKKKLALKK
- a CDS encoding RNA polymerase sigma factor gives rise to the protein MSQQNQVEFTLWLRENQKAFLRAAKVICFDTQNAEDVLQEALADVYKRWSKIRSHENPEAYLMRVMVSKHADMRRKWLRRQQEKETSWDLAENIRDLVDQTDDVTQRLLVQAALKSLSAAQRAVLVLIYEHGMVLREVADVLQIPMGTAASHLARGKAAVAAYVELVPELEKSANKELTGSSQRPSEIETVIAEVVDNNE
- a CDS encoding tripartite tricarboxylate transporter TctB family protein, encoding MKSKKIGGELAFAGSLLILGLVVLYDTSKMLVPPGSGTVGPQIFPYVVSGFVIFISLGLFVQIFRGNLGVPEGTQFGEIVEKTDFKSLAMVAGSMLTYPLLIERAGFIIASTVVFFGVAFAYGAKNLLKNLLISIIFSFIVYFAFSKGLNVGLPAGILGIFE